A DNA window from Myxocyprinus asiaticus isolate MX2 ecotype Aquarium Trade chromosome 15, UBuf_Myxa_2, whole genome shotgun sequence contains the following coding sequences:
- the LOC127453492 gene encoding sodium channel subunit beta-1-like isoform X1 has protein sequence MSALRLLWVPVLMCLTQAWLCHGACVEVDSDTEAVMGDGFKLGCISCKMRGEVPASATVDWWFMAKGESDFTHIYSYADMTGYVMDEHFIDRLDWNGSKKTMDVQDGSIYILNVTFNDTGTYRCYFDRILIFPNYEFRTNATKFITINVVGKATRGMASILSEIMMYVSIIGLQLWLVVEMVYCYRKIAAAGEEALRESEAEYLAITSESKDNCAGVAVAE, from the exons ATGTCTGCACTGCGGCTTCTGTGGGTTCCTGTGCTGATGTGTTTAACACAAG CGTGGCTCTGCCATGGGGCATGTGTAGAGGTTGACTCTGACACGGAGGCAGTGATGGGTGATGGCTTCAAACTGGGTTGCATCTCTTGTAAGATGCGAGGGGAAGTGCCGGCTTCTGCCACAGTGGACTGGTGGTTCATGGCCAAAGGCGAAAGTGACTTTACACAT ATCTACAGTTATGCAGATATGACAGGCTACGTAATGGATGAGCATTTCATTGACCGCCTGGACTGGAACGGCAGTAAAAAAACAATGGATGTGCAGGATGGCTCCATTTACATCCTCAATGTGACCTTCAACGATACTGGCACCTATCGATGCTACTTTGACCGGATCCTCATCTTCCCCAATTATGAGTTTCGCACCAATGCCACCAAGTTTATCACCATCAATGTAGTGGGCAAAG CTACCCGAGGCATGGCGTCTATCCTTTCTGAGATTATGATGTATGTGTCCATCATTGGGCTGCAGTTATGGCTGGTGGTGGAGATGGTCTACTGTTACAGGAAGATAGCAGCAGCAGGAGAAGAAGCACTGCGAGAGAGCGA GGCGGAATATTTAGCTATAACCTCAGAGAGCAAAGATAATTGTGCAGGTGTAGCGGTGGCAGAATAA
- the LOC127453492 gene encoding sodium channel subunit beta-1-like isoform X2: MGDGFKLGCISCKMRGEVPASATVDWWFMAKGESDFTHIYSYADMTGYVMDEHFIDRLDWNGSKKTMDVQDGSIYILNVTFNDTGTYRCYFDRILIFPNYEFRTNATKFITINVVGKATRGMASILSEIMMYVSIIGLQLWLVVEMVYCYRKIAAAGEEALRESEAEYLAITSESKDNCAGVAVAE; this comes from the exons ATGGGTGATGGCTTCAAACTGGGTTGCATCTCTTGTAAGATGCGAGGGGAAGTGCCGGCTTCTGCCACAGTGGACTGGTGGTTCATGGCCAAAGGCGAAAGTGACTTTACACAT ATCTACAGTTATGCAGATATGACAGGCTACGTAATGGATGAGCATTTCATTGACCGCCTGGACTGGAACGGCAGTAAAAAAACAATGGATGTGCAGGATGGCTCCATTTACATCCTCAATGTGACCTTCAACGATACTGGCACCTATCGATGCTACTTTGACCGGATCCTCATCTTCCCCAATTATGAGTTTCGCACCAATGCCACCAAGTTTATCACCATCAATGTAGTGGGCAAAG CTACCCGAGGCATGGCGTCTATCCTTTCTGAGATTATGATGTATGTGTCCATCATTGGGCTGCAGTTATGGCTGGTGGTGGAGATGGTCTACTGTTACAGGAAGATAGCAGCAGCAGGAGAAGAAGCACTGCGAGAGAGCGA GGCGGAATATTTAGCTATAACCTCAGAGAGCAAAGATAATTGTGCAGGTGTAGCGGTGGCAGAATAA